In Salinisphaera sp. T31B1, the following are encoded in one genomic region:
- a CDS encoding acyl-CoA dehydrogenase family protein, translated as MMFTHEHEEIKRTTERYIADRVNPHVADWEAAGLFPAHELFKGLGDLGLLGITKPVEYGGLGLDYSYQLAFAESLGRMSCGGIPMAVGVQTDMATPALARYGSDELKRDYLAPAIAGDQVACIGVSEPGAGSDVAAIRTHAKRDGGDYRINGQKMWITNGTQGDWICLLCVTGASGSDQGRHHDKSLIVVPLDAPGVDRQTRLDKLGQRSSDTAIIHFDDVRVPAGNLIGQAGAGFSYQMQQFQEERLFLAASILQAMERVYEDTVAYTGERQAFGSAVLDNQYVQFTLAELKTELEAARALTYQATADLVAGRDVTLAASMAKLKTSRLARQLTDTCLQFWGGQGYMADSSTAQFYRDLRLHSIGGGADEIMLGIIAKRLGLHGRKAKTP; from the coding sequence GTGATGTTCACGCATGAACACGAAGAAATAAAACGCACCACCGAGCGCTATATCGCCGATCGGGTCAATCCGCATGTTGCCGACTGGGAGGCCGCGGGGCTCTTTCCTGCCCACGAGCTGTTCAAGGGTCTCGGCGATCTCGGCCTGCTCGGCATCACCAAGCCCGTCGAATACGGTGGCTTGGGGCTCGATTATTCCTACCAGCTCGCTTTCGCCGAAAGCCTGGGCCGAATGAGCTGCGGCGGGATTCCGATGGCGGTGGGCGTACAGACCGATATGGCCACGCCGGCGTTGGCCCGCTATGGCAGTGACGAACTCAAGCGCGACTATCTCGCCCCCGCCATTGCCGGTGATCAGGTGGCCTGTATCGGGGTTTCGGAGCCGGGCGCCGGCTCGGATGTGGCCGCGATCCGCACGCATGCGAAACGCGATGGCGGGGACTACCGGATCAACGGCCAGAAGATGTGGATCACCAACGGCACTCAGGGCGACTGGATCTGTCTGCTGTGTGTCACCGGCGCATCCGGTAGCGATCAGGGCCGGCACCACGACAAGTCGCTGATCGTGGTGCCGCTGGACGCGCCGGGCGTGGATCGACAGACACGGCTCGACAAACTCGGCCAGCGCAGCTCGGATACCGCGATCATCCATTTCGATGACGTACGGGTGCCCGCGGGCAACCTGATCGGCCAGGCCGGCGCCGGGTTTTCCTATCAGATGCAGCAGTTCCAGGAAGAGCGGTTGTTTCTGGCGGCCAGCATCCTGCAGGCGATGGAACGCGTTTATGAAGACACCGTCGCCTACACCGGCGAACGCCAGGCCTTCGGATCGGCGGTACTGGACAACCAGTATGTCCAGTTCACGCTCGCCGAGCTCAAGACCGAGCTGGAAGCCGCCCGTGCGCTGACCTATCAGGCGACCGCCGATCTGGTCGCCGGGCGTGACGTGACCCTGGCCGCCTCCATGGCCAAGCTCAAGACAAGCCGCCTGGCCCGCCAGCTGACCGATACCTGTCTGCAGTTCTGGGGCGGGCAGGGTTACATGGCCGATTCCTCTACCGCCCAGTTCTATCGCGATCTGCGTCTGCATTCGATCGGCGGCGGGGCCGACGAGATCATGCTGGGCATCATCGCCAAACGACTCGGCCTGCACGGCCGCAAGGCAAAGACTCCATGA
- a CDS encoding enoyl-CoA hydratase-related protein, whose protein sequence is MRLPETTCLTIEREPGVLHVTLDRPDAGNALNATLIDELIAVFEAIRDDRSVRAVVLRGAGKHFCVGADLREVGDLDAADRHATTAHNRRFGQLLATIDGAPQAVIVLATNAALGGGFGLLCVADVTIVTTALKTGMPEARLGLPAAQILPFVVARLGMAEARRLGVTAADIDAGEALRLGIAHHIVDHLDDGETQLAAVVANVLRCGPAAIAETKRIIADQRNVDMDQVLDQGAAVFTDCLFDGEGVEGTRAFLDKRAPRWADT, encoded by the coding sequence ATGAGGCTTCCCGAAACAACGTGTCTTACGATCGAGCGCGAGCCAGGCGTGCTGCACGTCACCCTCGATCGCCCCGATGCCGGCAACGCCCTGAATGCGACGCTGATCGACGAGCTGATCGCCGTGTTCGAAGCGATCCGCGACGACCGCTCGGTGCGCGCGGTGGTGCTGCGGGGCGCGGGCAAGCATTTCTGTGTGGGCGCGGATCTGCGCGAGGTCGGCGATCTTGACGCTGCCGACCGTCATGCCACGACCGCACACAACCGCCGCTTCGGACAACTGCTGGCGACCATCGACGGCGCGCCCCAGGCGGTGATCGTGCTGGCCACCAACGCCGCACTCGGCGGCGGCTTCGGGTTGCTGTGCGTGGCCGATGTCACGATCGTCACCACCGCCCTGAAGACCGGCATGCCCGAAGCCCGGCTGGGCCTGCCGGCGGCCCAGATCCTGCCGTTCGTGGTGGCCCGTCTGGGCATGGCCGAAGCACGTCGCCTGGGTGTGACCGCCGCCGATATCGACGCCGGGGAGGCATTGCGCCTGGGTATCGCGCATCATATCGTTGATCATCTCGACGACGGCGAAACGCAGCTCGCCGCGGTGGTTGCCAACGTGCTGCGCTGCGGGCCGGCTGCAATCGCCGAGACCAAGCGCATCATTGCCGATCAGCGCAACGTCGATATGGACCAAGTACTCGACCAGGGTGCGGCGGTGTTCACCGACTGTCTGTTCGACGGCGAAGGCGTCGAAGGCACGCGCGCGTTTCTCGACAAGCGCGCGCCGCGCTGGGCCGACACATGA
- a CDS encoding biotin carboxylase N-terminal domain-containing protein → MSPGQSSGQRPIGKLLVANRGEIAVRIIDGARSLGIATVAVYSDADAQALHVTHADEAVHLGASPAGESYLSSQRLLEAARVSGADAVHPGYGFLAENAAFAQAVADAGLIFVGPDASAIELMGAKRAAKQRMIAAGVPCVPGYEDADQSDEVLLAEGERIGCPLMVKASAGGGGRGMRLVEHIADLGEALRSARSEAASAFGSDELILEKAVLGARHVEIQVLADHYGHVIHLGERDCSVQRRHQKVVEEAPSPAVDAPLRERMGQAAVDAAAAIDYRGAGTVEFLLEPGGAFYFMEMNTRLQVEHPVTEQVTGIDLVAWQLRIAAGEPLALEQTDIRFSGHAIEVRLCLEDVAQDFMPQTGRVLRWAAPAGQGIRADHGLKSGQWISPHYDSMVAKLVAWGENRDIARRRLIAALADTVLFGPTSNRDFLIGILKHQAFAGGEFDIGFVGTHMPAYLEQRTAPAVHRALAAALSYDARARELAESAGLAREQLGWRSAYTSQTPVVLDDGESRHAMRLIVDAPGCYRVHLDEQWRQIEVLAVDGVVCTVRIDGLRQHAQALCEADRLWLFHDGVTARYVDALRQPPADALGAGDGRVAARMDGRIQRIDVAAGDRVAVGDALIVLEAMKMEFTLSADIAGTVETVACAQGDQVAARQLLVTIAADTLAD, encoded by the coding sequence ATGAGCCCGGGCCAGTCGAGCGGCCAACGCCCGATCGGCAAGCTGCTGGTTGCCAATCGTGGCGAGATCGCAGTGCGCATCATCGACGGTGCTCGATCGTTGGGTATCGCGACCGTGGCCGTATATTCCGATGCCGATGCGCAGGCGCTGCACGTCACACACGCCGACGAGGCCGTCCATCTGGGCGCCTCGCCCGCGGGCGAATCCTATCTTTCGAGCCAGCGGCTGCTGGAGGCGGCCCGTGTCAGCGGCGCCGACGCGGTGCATCCCGGCTACGGCTTTCTCGCCGAGAACGCAGCCTTCGCTCAGGCAGTGGCCGATGCTGGGCTGATCTTCGTCGGACCGGACGCCTCGGCGATCGAGCTCATGGGCGCCAAGCGGGCGGCCAAGCAGCGCATGATCGCGGCCGGCGTGCCGTGCGTGCCCGGTTATGAAGACGCCGACCAGAGCGATGAGGTACTGCTCGCCGAGGGCGAGCGCATCGGTTGCCCGCTCATGGTCAAGGCATCGGCCGGCGGAGGCGGACGAGGCATGCGTCTGGTCGAGCATATCGCCGACTTGGGCGAGGCATTGCGTTCGGCCCGCTCCGAGGCGGCCAGCGCTTTCGGTTCCGATGAACTGATTCTGGAAAAAGCGGTGCTCGGCGCGCGCCATGTCGAAATCCAGGTGCTCGCCGACCACTACGGACACGTCATTCACCTTGGCGAGCGCGATTGTTCGGTACAGCGCCGTCATCAGAAAGTCGTCGAGGAAGCGCCGTCACCGGCGGTGGACGCACCGCTGCGCGAGCGCATGGGTCAGGCCGCCGTCGATGCGGCGGCGGCGATCGACTATCGCGGTGCGGGCACCGTCGAGTTCCTGCTCGAGCCGGGCGGTGCGTTCTATTTCATGGAAATGAACACGCGTCTTCAGGTCGAACATCCGGTGACCGAACAGGTGACCGGGATCGATCTGGTCGCCTGGCAGCTGCGTATCGCCGCCGGCGAGCCGCTGGCGCTGGAACAGACCGATATCCGGTTTTCCGGTCACGCCATCGAAGTGCGGTTGTGTCTGGAGGACGTGGCCCAGGACTTCATGCCCCAGACCGGCCGCGTGCTGCGCTGGGCCGCACCCGCCGGGCAGGGCATACGGGCCGACCACGGGCTGAAGAGCGGGCAGTGGATCTCGCCTCACTACGACTCCATGGTCGCCAAGCTCGTCGCCTGGGGCGAGAACCGCGATATCGCCCGTCGTCGTCTGATCGCTGCCTTGGCCGATACCGTCCTTTTCGGTCCCACCAGCAACCGCGATTTCCTCATCGGTATCCTGAAACACCAGGCGTTCGCGGGCGGCGAGTTCGATATCGGCTTCGTGGGTACGCATATGCCGGCGTACCTGGAGCAACGTACCGCGCCGGCAGTGCATCGCGCACTGGCGGCGGCGCTGAGCTATGACGCGCGTGCCCGGGAACTGGCCGAATCGGCGGGCCTGGCTCGCGAGCAGCTGGGCTGGCGCAGCGCCTATACCAGCCAGACGCCGGTGGTGTTGGACGACGGCGAGTCGCGGCATGCCATGCGCCTGATCGTGGACGCGCCTGGCTGCTATCGCGTGCACCTTGACGAGCAATGGCGACAGATCGAAGTACTGGCGGTCGACGGTGTTGTCTGCACCGTGCGGATCGACGGGCTGCGGCAACACGCCCAGGCCCTGTGTGAGGCTGACCGGCTCTGGCTGTTTCACGACGGTGTGACCGCCCGCTATGTCGATGCGCTGCGCCAGCCGCCGGCCGATGCGCTCGGCGCCGGGGACGGCCGTGTTGCCGCGCGCATGGACGGGCGTATCCAGCGTATCGACGTGGCAGCGGGCGATCGAGTGGCCGTGGGTGATGCGCTGATCGTGCTCGAGGCGATGAAGATGGAATTCACGCTGAGCGCGGATATCGCGGGCACGGTGGAAACCGTCGCCTGTGCTCAGGGTGACCAGGTGGCCGCGCGTCAGTTGTTAGTCACGATCGCGGCCGATACATTGGCCGACTGA
- a CDS encoding site-specific integrase: protein MKAKITQRSVEVAKAGAKPYEIRDTTLPGFLCRVQPSGRKSYVIEYARGRRMTIGNAAVLTPAQAREKAKEVLGQAAAGEDPGQERRRAKASTLRGFIEHEYRPWVRVHRKHGDAWCDVIMRVFASLADDPLASITQHKVEKVRTARLNAGIKPATVNRNVTCLRGALTHAVRSGYITEHPLADMASVDTDSSSKVRYLTADEARRLRAALQARDDEARTARVSANAWRKARSRPVLPAIPVGGYGDHLTPLVLVSLNTGARRGEMFSLEWPDVDFDLKQITIRGETSKKNRTRHVPLNAEALGALRQWRDQTGGQGLVFAGRGGERLDNVRKAWAGVLGDANITAFRWHDLRHTFASWLVMRGVDLNTVRELLGHGDIKMTLRYAHLAPQHKADAVAKLV, encoded by the coding sequence ATGAAGGCCAAGATCACGCAGCGCTCGGTCGAGGTCGCGAAGGCGGGCGCCAAGCCCTACGAGATTCGCGATACCACGCTGCCGGGCTTCCTCTGCCGCGTCCAGCCGTCCGGCCGAAAAAGCTACGTGATCGAGTACGCGCGCGGCAGGCGTATGACGATCGGCAACGCGGCTGTGCTCACGCCCGCCCAGGCACGCGAGAAGGCGAAAGAGGTGCTTGGCCAGGCGGCGGCCGGCGAGGATCCGGGTCAGGAGCGCCGGCGCGCGAAGGCGAGCACGCTTCGAGGCTTCATCGAGCACGAGTATCGGCCATGGGTGCGTGTTCACAGGAAGCACGGGGATGCTTGGTGCGATGTCATCATGCGCGTATTCGCTTCTCTGGCTGACGATCCGCTGGCCAGCATTACCCAGCACAAGGTCGAGAAGGTCCGCACCGCCCGGCTGAATGCCGGCATCAAGCCTGCGACCGTGAATCGCAACGTCACCTGCCTTCGGGGCGCGCTGACTCATGCTGTGCGCTCCGGCTATATCACCGAACACCCGCTGGCTGACATGGCGTCGGTCGATACCGATTCCAGCAGCAAGGTGCGCTATCTGACCGCGGACGAGGCCCGGCGCCTGCGCGCCGCGCTCCAAGCTCGAGACGACGAGGCTCGGACTGCCCGCGTTAGCGCGAATGCCTGGCGCAAGGCGCGCAGCCGGCCGGTACTGCCCGCTATTCCCGTCGGAGGCTATGGCGACCACCTGACGCCGCTTGTGCTGGTATCGCTCAACACAGGTGCCCGCCGCGGCGAGATGTTCTCGCTTGAGTGGCCAGACGTGGACTTCGACCTCAAGCAGATCACGATCCGCGGTGAGACATCGAAGAAGAACCGCACACGCCATGTGCCGCTGAATGCTGAGGCGCTAGGTGCCCTTCGCCAGTGGCGCGACCAGACAGGCGGCCAGGGGCTGGTATTCGCTGGGCGGGGCGGGGAGCGCCTCGACAACGTACGTAAGGCATGGGCCGGCGTCTTGGGCGATGCGAATATCACTGCGTTTCGGTGGCACGACCTGCGGCACACGTTCGCGAGCTGGCTGGTCATGCGCGGCGTAGATCTGAACACCGTCCGCGAACTGTTGGGCCACGGTGATATCAAGATGACGTTGCGATATGCGCACCTGGCGCCGCAGCACAAGGCGGATGCAGTGGCGAAGCTGGTATGA
- a CDS encoding helix-turn-helix domain-containing protein, whose product MPEQSSPGRSWPIKEWCRMRGWSRPTAYRLIRDGELKTIKVRGRRYVTEAEDRAFIARKEQEATA is encoded by the coding sequence ATGCCTGAACAAAGCTCCCCCGGCCGAAGCTGGCCTATAAAAGAATGGTGCCGCATGCGTGGCTGGTCCCGACCGACCGCCTATCGCCTGATTCGTGATGGCGAGCTGAAGACCATTAAGGTCCGCGGTCGCCGCTATGTCACTGAGGCCGAAGACCGAGCCTTCATCGCTCGCAAAGAGCAGGAGGCGACGGCGTGA
- a CDS encoding helix-turn-helix domain-containing protein, giving the protein MEKEKIRPYVARWRDAVLSAGGPPKPMTRLVLLALAKYMDGSGGNCWPSVDMIAVDTGLNRRSVLRHLAEAGVSGWISVRSRGTNGQGWRRHAYTPTVPNGGDTESPRPAEGSDAESPRHVEGGDNDDTKVVTLRPERGDTESLEQDHKQDHEQERRARGARRPRRKQQNDDPAGRPEGLPESVGDELWSDFVDHRKAMKKPMTGKAVSMLVAKLAGMEQQGHHAGGALRESIINGWQGVFPPKAGDRMPPPAGRPSQRKASPSDYEISSYD; this is encoded by the coding sequence ATGGAAAAAGAAAAAATACGACCGTATGTCGCCCGGTGGCGCGACGCGGTCCTGTCTGCCGGCGGTCCGCCCAAGCCCATGACGCGGCTCGTACTGCTCGCGCTGGCCAAATACATGGATGGCAGCGGCGGCAATTGCTGGCCATCGGTCGACATGATCGCTGTTGATACGGGGCTGAACCGCCGAAGCGTCTTGCGCCATCTGGCGGAAGCTGGCGTATCGGGATGGATATCAGTGCGAAGCCGCGGCACAAACGGGCAAGGATGGCGCCGCCATGCCTACACCCCGACGGTCCCGAATGGTGGTGACACAGAGTCACCGCGTCCGGCCGAAGGTAGTGACGCAGAGTCACCGCGCCACGTCGAAGGTGGTGACAATGACGACACGAAGGTGGTGACTCTGCGTCCAGAACGTGGTGACACAGAGTCACTTGAACAGGACCATAAACAGGACCACGAACAGGAAAGGCGCGCACGAGGCGCGCGGCGACCCCGACGCAAGCAACAAAATGACGACCCAGCCGGCCGGCCTGAGGGGCTGCCCGAATCCGTAGGCGACGAGCTGTGGTCTGACTTCGTGGATCACCGCAAAGCGATGAAGAAGCCGATGACCGGCAAGGCGGTGAGCATGCTGGTCGCCAAGCTGGCCGGCATGGAGCAGCAGGGCCATCACGCCGGTGGGGCGCTCCGAGAGTCCATCATCAACGGCTGGCAGGGGGTGTTCCCGCCGAAGGCCGGCGACCGCATGCCGCCACCAGCCGGCCGGCCCAGCCAGCGCAAAGCCTCACCCAGCGACTACGAGATCAGCAGCTATGACTGA
- a CDS encoding DnaB-like helicase C-terminal domain-containing protein — translation MTDRHPLWDQTAERSIVGAVVADDRCIADVAAIVQPEDFRYAPHREIFAYALKLHARGEPVDLVTLGNAVRQAGHTRLLGEIAIDVPGAANVEAYARVVADWSRRRAVVSACQKAIDTAGRTESGELAADLASRLEAASERTIGESLNWHGVITRMVEEVEQAANVDDDGVTGVRTGIPMIDGALGGLCRQRLIVLAARPSIGKTALANQIAVNAARDGVPGGICSLEMGEAELGARAMAYHCRANFTRLLRGRGDALDAMVRGMRQGDPKTWPLHLDTSTYSLAGIEARITSWKRNHDIRFAIVDHIGLIEVEGNVSTYDRVSLVSRRLKKLAKRLDIAIIAVAQLNRALEKERRKPTLADLRDSGNIEQDIDVGVFLHVDPDDLEQQPTRVHIGVLKNRTGRRGWAKPLMFDGACQRFFEPTHYDDEDLR, via the coding sequence ATGACTGATCGCCATCCGCTATGGGACCAGACTGCCGAGCGGTCCATCGTGGGCGCCGTCGTCGCCGACGACCGCTGTATCGCTGACGTGGCCGCTATCGTGCAGCCGGAGGATTTCCGCTATGCGCCGCATCGAGAGATATTCGCCTATGCGCTGAAGCTTCACGCTAGGGGCGAGCCCGTCGATCTCGTGACGTTGGGCAATGCCGTCCGCCAAGCCGGCCACACGCGGCTGCTGGGCGAGATCGCCATCGACGTGCCCGGCGCGGCGAACGTCGAAGCCTATGCGCGTGTCGTCGCGGACTGGTCGCGCCGGCGGGCCGTGGTCTCCGCTTGCCAGAAAGCCATCGATACGGCCGGCCGCACTGAATCCGGAGAGCTGGCCGCCGACCTGGCAAGCAGGCTTGAGGCCGCCAGTGAACGGACCATCGGCGAATCGCTGAACTGGCACGGCGTCATCACCCGGATGGTCGAAGAGGTCGAGCAGGCGGCCAACGTCGACGACGACGGCGTGACGGGCGTGCGCACCGGCATCCCGATGATCGACGGCGCCCTGGGCGGCCTGTGTCGGCAACGCCTGATCGTTCTCGCTGCGCGGCCGTCGATCGGCAAGACCGCGCTCGCCAATCAGATCGCCGTGAATGCGGCGCGCGACGGCGTGCCGGGCGGTATCTGCAGCCTGGAGATGGGCGAAGCCGAGCTCGGCGCCCGGGCCATGGCCTACCACTGCCGAGCGAACTTCACCCGCCTATTGCGTGGCCGCGGTGACGCGCTCGACGCGATGGTCCGCGGCATGCGGCAGGGCGACCCGAAGACATGGCCGCTGCACCTCGATACGTCCACATACTCGCTGGCCGGCATCGAGGCGCGCATCACAAGTTGGAAGCGCAACCACGATATCCGATTCGCGATCGTCGACCATATCGGGCTGATCGAAGTCGAGGGCAACGTCAGTACCTACGACCGTGTGAGCCTGGTTTCCCGTCGCCTCAAGAAGCTCGCCAAGCGGCTCGACATCGCAATCATCGCCGTGGCCCAGCTCAACCGCGCGCTTGAGAAGGAGCGCCGCAAGCCGACGCTCGCTGATCTGCGTGACTCCGGAAATATCGAGCAGGACATCGACGTCGGTGTGTTTCTGCACGTCGACCCGGATGACCTCGAGCAGCAGCCGACCCGCGTGCACATCGGCGTTTTGAAAAACCGCACCGGCCGCCGCGGCTGGGCGAAGCCGCTCATGTTCGACGGAGCGTGTCAGCGATTTTTCGAACCTACCCACTATGACGACGAGGATCTGAGATGA
- a CDS encoding TIGR01777 family oxidoreductase — translation MNNALITGGTGFIGRHLCADLLADGWRVQVVTRDTAKAASVLPAGAEPVASLSAADPAEAVVNLAGENLADGRWTDARKKEMRESRLRITRELTQTFESWGELPQVLVSGSAVGYYGARGADVLDEMERPGDEFQSELCVAWEQAARRAEGLDVRVCRIRTGIVLDADEGALAKMITPFRFGLGGHFGTGTQYMPWIHIRDEVRAIRFLMDTPTASGAFNLTAPRPATNREFTSVLGKVLHRPSFAWVPGTVLKLMLGEMAHLLLTGQRAIPDALGKAGFKFEFERLEPALADLLER, via the coding sequence ATGAACAATGCTCTGATTACCGGAGGCACCGGCTTCATCGGTCGTCATCTGTGTGCTGACCTGCTGGCCGACGGCTGGCGGGTACAGGTGGTTACCCGTGATACCGCGAAGGCCGCGTCCGTGTTGCCGGCCGGCGCCGAGCCGGTCGCGTCGTTGTCTGCAGCCGACCCGGCCGAGGCGGTCGTCAATCTTGCCGGGGAGAATCTGGCCGACGGCCGCTGGACCGACGCGCGTAAAAAAGAGATGCGCGAAAGCCGGCTGCGAATCACCCGTGAGCTGACTCAGACATTCGAGTCCTGGGGCGAGCTGCCCCAGGTGTTGGTGAGCGGGTCGGCCGTGGGGTACTACGGTGCGCGCGGAGCCGATGTCCTCGACGAGATGGAACGTCCGGGCGACGAATTCCAGTCCGAGCTGTGTGTGGCCTGGGAACAGGCGGCCCGTCGCGCCGAAGGCCTGGATGTCCGGGTATGCCGTATCCGGACCGGTATCGTGCTGGATGCTGACGAAGGCGCGCTGGCGAAGATGATCACGCCGTTCCGGTTTGGCCTCGGCGGTCATTTCGGTACCGGAACACAGTACATGCCGTGGATCCATATTCGTGACGAGGTGCGTGCGATCCGCTTTCTGATGGACACACCCACGGCCAGTGGCGCGTTCAACCTGACCGCGCCGCGACCGGCCACGAACCGGGAGTTCACCTCGGTGCTGGGCAAGGTGCTGCATCGTCCCAGCTTTGCCTGGGTGCCCGGCACAGTGCTCAAGCTCATGCTCGGCGAGATGGCGCATCTGCTGCTCACGGGCCAGCGTGCGATTCCCGACGCGCTCGGCAAAGCGGGTTTCAAGTTCGAGTTCGAGCGGCTCGAGCCGGCCCTGGCCGATCTGCTCGAACGCTAG
- a CDS encoding FAD-binding oxidoreductase — MTHDGFLADLAAIVGSEQVLAPGDAAAYLTEWRGAFKPVARAVVRPVDTEQLAEVVRRCAAADVAVVAQSGNTGLVGGTAADDPRRQIIINLERMDRVRAIDTDNATITVEAGCTLASVQKAAGEAGLYFPLTLASRDRCRIGGNLATNAGGLNVVRYGNTRDLVLGLEVVLADGRVWHNLSGLRKDNSGLDLNDLFVGSEGALGIATAAVFKLFDPIEQQVVGLFGLEDPVQAVRLQRRLNGASGHNLTGCELMSRQAVELACHHIDGCDEPFERPWPWYLLVELASSAKGDWLAQIMHDVVAESGFNAHDRAVRVATDDTAIGALWHLRESLPPAQVAEGASIKHDISLPVSRLPAFLARALPAIRDALPGVRPCPFGHVGDGNLHFNLSKPEGGDDDAFLALSARAHDVVHDIVVDMGGSFAAEHGIGRLKVEAMARYKQPVELDMIGAIKRALDPDGRLNPGVLVPAPDRGRRTAAASADDTGSGDRTARDARQA, encoded by the coding sequence ATGACACACGACGGCTTTCTGGCCGATCTGGCGGCTATCGTGGGCAGCGAGCAGGTGCTGGCGCCCGGCGATGCCGCGGCCTATCTGACTGAATGGCGCGGTGCGTTCAAGCCGGTTGCACGCGCGGTGGTACGACCGGTCGATACCGAACAGCTCGCCGAGGTGGTGCGACGGTGCGCGGCGGCCGACGTGGCGGTGGTCGCCCAGTCGGGCAACACGGGCCTGGTGGGCGGGACCGCAGCCGATGACCCGCGCCGTCAGATCATTATCAATCTGGAACGCATGGACCGGGTTCGTGCGATCGATACCGACAACGCCACGATTACCGTCGAGGCGGGCTGCACGCTGGCTTCGGTCCAGAAAGCCGCGGGGGAGGCCGGGCTGTATTTTCCGCTAACACTGGCCTCGCGAGACCGCTGTCGGATCGGCGGCAATCTGGCCACCAACGCGGGCGGCCTGAACGTGGTCCGTTACGGCAACACCCGCGATCTGGTGCTGGGTCTGGAAGTCGTACTGGCCGACGGCCGTGTATGGCACAACCTCAGCGGGCTGCGAAAGGACAATAGCGGGCTGGATCTCAACGATCTGTTCGTGGGCAGCGAGGGGGCACTCGGGATCGCAACCGCGGCCGTATTCAAGCTTTTCGACCCGATCGAGCAGCAGGTGGTCGGGCTGTTCGGTCTGGAGGACCCGGTGCAGGCGGTGCGGCTGCAGCGCCGGTTGAACGGCGCGTCCGGGCACAACCTGACCGGCTGCGAGCTGATGTCACGCCAGGCCGTCGAGTTGGCCTGTCATCATATCGACGGATGCGACGAGCCGTTCGAACGGCCCTGGCCCTGGTATCTGCTGGTCGAACTGGCCAGCTCGGCAAAAGGCGACTGGCTGGCCCAGATCATGCACGATGTGGTAGCCGAGAGCGGATTCAATGCACACGATCGCGCAGTCCGGGTCGCGACCGACGACACGGCGATCGGTGCACTGTGGCATCTGCGCGAATCGCTGCCGCCGGCTCAGGTGGCCGAAGGGGCGTCGATCAAGCACGATATCTCGTTGCCGGTGTCTCGTCTGCCGGCGTTTCTGGCCCGTGCGTTGCCGGCCATACGCGACGCGCTCCCGGGCGTGCGGCCCTGTCCGTTCGGCCATGTCGGCGACGGCAATCTGCATTTCAACCTGTCCAAGCCCGAGGGGGGCGATGACGACGCGTTCCTGGCGCTGTCGGCACGCGCCCACGACGTGGTTCACGATATCGTCGTCGACATGGGGGGCTCGTTCGCGGCCGAGCACGGCATCGGCCGGTTAAAGGTCGAGGCGATGGCGCGCTACAAGCAGCCGGTGGAACTGGACATGATCGGCGCCATCAAGCGGGCACTCGATCCCGATGGTCGGCTCAATCCGGGCGTACTTGTGCCGGCACCGGATCGGGGGCGACGTACCGCTGCGGCGTCGGCCGACGACACGGGTTCCGGCGATCGGACGGCTCGCGACGCTCGACAGGCCTGA